The proteins below come from a single Papaver somniferum cultivar HN1 chromosome 11, ASM357369v1, whole genome shotgun sequence genomic window:
- the LOC113322034 gene encoding uncharacterized protein LOC113322034 — MIPPFLSLWERMKIFIKEFFCSDDKGEVIEPERHRKYADYCSHIENPQAKKMFAELEKQSKRLRKTREQMNQQRAQQGEASQGGGSQGEENPEEGEDVDSLRASESQSRRKRIRT, encoded by the exons ATGATTCCACCATTCTTAAGCTTGTG GGAACGAATGAAGATTTTTATCAAGGAATTTTTTTGTTCGGACGACAAAGGAGAAGTGATAGAACCTGAGCGACATCGTAAGTACGCTGATTATTGCAGTCACATTGAAAATCCACAAGCAAAGAAAATGTTCGCTGAATTGGAAAAGCAAAGTAAGAGGCTCAGGAAAACCCGAGAACAAATGAATCAACAACGTGCTCAACAGGGTGAAGCAAGCCAAGGTGGAGGAAGCCAAGGTGAGGAAAACCCGGAGGAAGGAGAAGATGTTGATTCCCTAAGAGCTAGTGAAAGTCAAAGCCGTCGTAAGAGAATCCGGACATAA